The following are encoded together in the Juglans microcarpa x Juglans regia isolate MS1-56 chromosome 2D, Jm3101_v1.0, whole genome shotgun sequence genome:
- the LOC121248902 gene encoding arogenate dehydrogenase 1, chloroplastic-like isoform X1, giving the protein MKLNDPFCAPAASLWSIESVSSLLAPPMLTLHPLHQPHAAPSLPSTQPKASLRFCHLRHSITFNNHAAIFSLRHRRELCVRALDAPQPFDYEFKLAAHHAHLHSSQLLKIAIIGFGNFGQFLATTLVRQGHTVLAHSRSDYSDAAKSLGVSFFSDPHDLCEEHPEVILLCTSVISTEWVLSSLPLRRLKRSTLFVDVLSVKEFPRDILLELLPDDFDVICSHPMFGPQSARHNWNGRAFVYEKVRVGDEESRISRCEKFLDIFAREGCRMVEMCCEEHDKHAAGSQFITHTVGRVLELFSLESTAINTKGYEALLGLVENTAADSFDLYYALFIYNKSALEMLERLDLAFGALRNELFGRLHNVVREQLFEKVQDLQDSYAWPGNGAALSSSALVVRSQDAQPYEYKGQISERFDDNSKLKIAIVGFGNFGQFLAKTIVRQGHTVLAYSRSDYSDIAKKLGVSYFSDADDLCEEHPEVILLCTSILSTEKVLKSLPLQRLKRSTLFVDVLSVKEFPRSLFLQNLPPYFDVLCTHPMFGPESGKNGWNDLSFVYDRVRVGSQESRVSRCDRFLDIFAREGCRMVEMSCAEHDWYAAGSQFITHTMGRVLEKLGLESTPINTKGYETLLSLVENTAGDSFDLYYGLFMYNVNAMEQLERLDHSFELLKKQLFGRLHGVLRKQLFENAEKLPISWERQMLPQVSQSSAALASSFETVQNN; this is encoded by the exons ATGAAGCTGAACGATCCTTTCTGTGCGCCTGCAGCCTCTCTCTGGTCAATTGAGTCAGTGTCGTCTCTCTTAGCTCCACCAATGCTCACTCTCCACCCTTTACACCAGCCGCATGCAGCACCTTCATTACCATCAACACAGCCCAAAGCATCTCTCCGTTTCTGCCATCTGCGACACTCTATCACTTTCAACAACCACGCTGCCATCTTCTCTCTTCGCCATCGCCGAGAACTCTGCGTGCGAGCCCTCGACGCTCCTCAGCCGTTTGACTATGAATTCAAGCTCGCCGCTCATCATGCTCATCTCCACTCCAGCCAGCTTCTCAAGATTGCCATCATTGGCTTCGGAAACTTCGGGCAGTTCCTGGCAACCACCCTCGTCCGCCAAGGCCACACCGTACTCGCCCACTCTCGCTCTGACTACTCCGACGCCGCCAAGTCCCTCGGCGTTTCCTTCTTTTCCGACCCCCACGACCTTTGTGAAGAACACCCAGAAGTCATTCTGCTCTGTACGTCTGTAATCTCCACCGAATGGGTCCTCAGCTCCCTCCCTCTCCGGAGACTCAAGCGTAGCACCTTGTTCGTCGACGTTCTTTCTGTCAAGGAGTTTCCCAGAGACATACTTCTCGAACTTTTGCCCGACGATTTCGATGTGATTTGCTCTCACCCAATGTTCGGACCCCAAAGCGCTAGACACAACTGGAACGGACGTGCCTTTGTTTACGAAAAGGTTCGAGTTGGCGATGAAGAATCGAGGATTTCGCGGTGCGAGAAGTTCCTTGATATTTTCGCGAGAGAAGGGTGTAGAATGGTGGAGATGTGCTGCGAGGAGCACGACAAGCACGCGGCGGGGTCGCAGTTTATTACCCATACGGTTGGGAGGGTCTTGGAGCTGTTCAGCTTGGAGTCCACGGCGATTAATACCAAGGGGTATGAGGCCTTGTTGGGTTTGGTTGAGAACACGGCCGCGGACAGCTTTGATTTGTATTACGCGCTATTCATATACAATAAGAGCGCTTTGGAGATGTTGGAGAGGTTGGATTTGGCTTTCGGGGCGTTGAGGAATGAGCTCTTCGGCCGGTTGCATAATGTGGTGAGGGAACAATTGTTTGAGAAGGTGCAGGATTTGCAGGACAGTTACGCTTGGCCTGGAAATGGTGCTGCATTGTCTTCTTCTGCATTGGTTGTGAG GTCTCAGGATGCTCAACCATACGAGTACAAAGGGCAGATCTCTGAGCGCTTTGATGACAACTCGAAACTAAAAATTGCAATAGTTGGATTTGGAAACTTTGGTCAGTTCCTTGCAAAGACCATTGTACGCCAAGGGCACACGGTTTTGGCGTATTCTAGATCGGACTACTCTGATATAGCTAAAAAATTAGGGGTTTCTTACTTCTCTGATGCAGATGATCTTTGTGAAGAGCATCCAGAAGTGATTCTTCTTTGTACTTCCATTCTTTCTACTGAGAAAGTTCTGAAGTCATTGCCGCTTCAAAGATTGAAAAGGAGTACTCTGTTTGTGGATGTACTTTCTGTGAAAGAATTTCCAAGAAGTTTGTTTCTTCAAAATCTGCCACCATATTTTGACGTTCTCTGCACACATCCTATGTTTGGACCCGAGAGTGGTAAAAATGGGTGGAATgatctttcttttgtttatgaTAGGGTTAGGGTTGGAAGTCAGGAATCAAGAGTATCACGGTGCGACCGGTTTCTTGATATTTTTGCACGAGAAGGGTGCCGGATGGTGGAAATGTCTTGTGCAGAGCATGATTGGTATGCGGCAGGGTCACAGTTCATCACTCACACAATGGGAAGGGTTTTGGAAAAGTTAGGGTTGGAGTCAACACCAATTAACACAAAGGGTTACGAGACACTGTTGAGTTTGGTGGAGAATACTGCAGGGGATAGCTTTGACCTTTactatggcttgttcatgtacaatGTAAATGCGATGGAACAGCTAGAGAGGTTGGACCATTCTTTTGAATTGTTGAAGAAGCAGCTCTTTGGGCGGTTACATGGTGTTCTTCGGAAGCAACTGTTTGAAAATGCTGAGAAGCTCCCAATTTCGTGGGAAAGACAAATGTTGCCACAAGTATCTCAAAGCAGTGCTGCATTGGCATCTTCTTTCGAGACTGTCCAAAACAATTGA
- the LOC121248902 gene encoding arogenate dehydrogenase 2, chloroplastic-like isoform X2 produces the protein MKLNDPFCAPAASLWSIESVSSLLAPPMLTLHPLHQPHAAPSLPSTQPKASLRFCHLRHSITFNNHAAIFSLRHRRELCVRALDAPQPFDYEFKLAAHHAHLHSSQLLKIAIIGFGNFGQFLATTLVRQGHTVLAHSRSDYSDAAKSLGVSFFSDPHDLCEEHPEVILLCTSVISTEWVLSSLPLRRLKRSTLFVDVLSVKEFPRDILLELLPDDFDVICSHPMFGPQSARHNWNGRAFVYEKVRVGDEESRISRCEKFLDIFAREGCRMVEMCCEEHDKHAAGSQFITHTVGRVLELFSLESTAINTKGYEALLGLVENTAADSFDLYYALFIYNKSALEMLERLDLAFGALRNELFGRLHNVVREQLFEKVQDLQDSYAWPGNGAALSSSALVVRF, from the exons ATGAAGCTGAACGATCCTTTCTGTGCGCCTGCAGCCTCTCTCTGGTCAATTGAGTCAGTGTCGTCTCTCTTAGCTCCACCAATGCTCACTCTCCACCCTTTACACCAGCCGCATGCAGCACCTTCATTACCATCAACACAGCCCAAAGCATCTCTCCGTTTCTGCCATCTGCGACACTCTATCACTTTCAACAACCACGCTGCCATCTTCTCTCTTCGCCATCGCCGAGAACTCTGCGTGCGAGCCCTCGACGCTCCTCAGCCGTTTGACTATGAATTCAAGCTCGCCGCTCATCATGCTCATCTCCACTCCAGCCAGCTTCTCAAGATTGCCATCATTGGCTTCGGAAACTTCGGGCAGTTCCTGGCAACCACCCTCGTCCGCCAAGGCCACACCGTACTCGCCCACTCTCGCTCTGACTACTCCGACGCCGCCAAGTCCCTCGGCGTTTCCTTCTTTTCCGACCCCCACGACCTTTGTGAAGAACACCCAGAAGTCATTCTGCTCTGTACGTCTGTAATCTCCACCGAATGGGTCCTCAGCTCCCTCCCTCTCCGGAGACTCAAGCGTAGCACCTTGTTCGTCGACGTTCTTTCTGTCAAGGAGTTTCCCAGAGACATACTTCTCGAACTTTTGCCCGACGATTTCGATGTGATTTGCTCTCACCCAATGTTCGGACCCCAAAGCGCTAGACACAACTGGAACGGACGTGCCTTTGTTTACGAAAAGGTTCGAGTTGGCGATGAAGAATCGAGGATTTCGCGGTGCGAGAAGTTCCTTGATATTTTCGCGAGAGAAGGGTGTAGAATGGTGGAGATGTGCTGCGAGGAGCACGACAAGCACGCGGCGGGGTCGCAGTTTATTACCCATACGGTTGGGAGGGTCTTGGAGCTGTTCAGCTTGGAGTCCACGGCGATTAATACCAAGGGGTATGAGGCCTTGTTGGGTTTGGTTGAGAACACGGCCGCGGACAGCTTTGATTTGTATTACGCGCTATTCATATACAATAAGAGCGCTTTGGAGATGTTGGAGAGGTTGGATTTGGCTTTCGGGGCGTTGAGGAATGAGCTCTTCGGCCGGTTGCATAATGTGGTGAGGGAACAATTGTTTGAGAAGGTGCAGGATTTGCAGGACAGTTACGCTTGGCCTGGAAATGGTGCTGCATTGTCTTCTTCTGCATTGGTTGTGAG GTTTTAG
- the LOC121248907 gene encoding protein SRG1-like: protein MAESVQELVINGEELPEKFIHKDGDGGVLDVPLMEVPVVDLSLLTSSLTSREELEKLRSALSSWGCFQAINHGITSSFLDKVREVTKQFFALPVGEKQKYSREVDEIEGYGNDMILSAQQILDWSDRLYLTVNPEDQRRLKFWPEIPQDFRDLLHDYTLKMKMINEVVLKAMSRSLNLEDNCFLDQYGKRPTMTARFNYYPKCPRPDLVLGVKPHADGSVITILLQDKEVEGLQFQKDNQWNKVPIIPEALLINVGDQVEIMSNGIFTSPLHRVVTNSERERISLAVFCIPESEKEIQPVDGLVNKSRPRLYKNVKNYVDIYFQNYQQGKRPIDAAKI, encoded by the exons ATGGCCGAATCTGTCCAAGAACTGGTCATCAATGGCGAAGAACTTCCAGAGAAATTTATTCACAAGGATGGTGACGGTGGAGTCTTGGATGTTCCATTGATGGAGGTTCCTGTTGTCGATCTTAGCCTGCTCACTTCTTCGTTGACCAGCAGAGAGGAGCTGGAGAAACTTCGATCCGCTCTAAGCTCTTGGGGCTGCTTTCAG GCAATAAACCATGGCATAACAAGTTCATTCCTAGACAAAGTTCGTGAAGTAACGAAACAATTTTTCGCACTTCCAGTGGGAGAGAAGCAAAAGTACTCCAGAGAAGTTGATGAAATTGAAGGGTATGGAAATGACATGATCCTTTCAGCACAACAAATACTCGATTGGTCTGACCGCTTGTATCTTACTGTAAATCCAGAAGACCAGCGAAGGCTGAAGTTTTGGCCTGAAATTCCTCAAGATTTTAG GGACCTTCTTCATGATTATACCCTCaagatgaaaatgataaatgaagTAGTGCTTAAGGCCATGTCTAGGTCGCTGAACTTAGAGGATAACTGCTTTTTGGACCAATATGGAAAACGACCAACAATGACTGCAAGATTTAACTACTACCCAAAATGTCCAAGGCCAGATCTCGTTCTTGGTGTCAAACCACATGCAGATGGATCAGTAATCACCATTCTCTTGCAAGACAAAGAAGTGGAAGGTCTTCAATTCCAGAAAGATAATCAATGGAATAAAGTTCCAATCATTCCTGAAGCTCTTCTCATTAATGTTGGTGATCAAGTAGAG ATAATGAGTAATGGAATATTCACGAGCCCACTACATAGGGTGGTGACAAACTCAGAAAGGGAGAGGATTTCTTTGGCTGTTTTCTGTATTCCAGAATCAGAAAAAGAGATTCAACCGGTTGATGGGCTGGTCAACAAGTCACGGCCAAGATTATACAAGAACGTGAAAAATTATGTAGATATCTACTTCCAGAACTACCAGCAAGGTAAGAGGCCAATTGATGCagccaaaatttaa
- the LOC121248904 gene encoding codeine O-demethylase-like gives MALSSVNEAIALMSYLSVEEMSIKGEEPPLEFIVKDSTFGSIESSVSLVSIPIINIILFSSPSSSHLDPKQVEDELDKLRSALSSAGFFQAIGHGISSSFLDKVREVTKQFFALPVEEKQKYARAENEGEGYGYDVVVSEKQVLDWSYRLALNVFPEDQRRLELWPENPTHFGEIFHEYGTRIKSVMELLYKAMAKSLKLEEDSFSKQFGERALMQTRFNYYPPCSRPDQVLGLKPHTDKSGITVLLQDGEVEGLQVFIEDRWVRIPSIPDALLVNLGDQMQIMSNGIFKSPVHRVVTNSEKMRVSVATLSEPEPEREIGPVDCLIDEKRPRLYRNVKNYGAINYKCYQEGKIALETVKI, from the exons ATGGCTCTCTCTTCTGTTAATGAAGCGATTGCACTCATGTCCTATTTGAGTGTTGAAGAAATGTCGATCAAGGGCGAAGAACCCCCTCTCGAGTTCATCGTTAAAGATTCTACCTTTGGATCTATTGAGTCTTCTGTATCCTTGGTTTCCATTcccatcatcaatatcatcctCTTCTCTTCCCCATCTTCATCACATCTTGATCCCAAACAAGTTGAGGATGAACTTGACAAACTCAGATCAGCTCTGAGCTCTGCGGGATTCTTCCAg GCAATTGGTCATGGGATTTCAAGTTCATTTCTTGACAAAGTACGCGAAGTTACAAAACAATTCTTCGCTCTACCAGTGGAAGAAAAGCAAAAGTACGCCCGAGCAGAGAATGAGGGTGAAGGGTATGGATATGATGTTGTAGTGTCAGAAAAGCAAGTTCTTGACTGGTCCTATCGCCTTGCTCTTAATGTATTTCCAGAAGACCAAAGAAGGCTTGAGCTTTGGCCCGAAAACCCAACTCACTTTGG AGAGATCTTTCATGAATATGGAACAAGGATAAAGTCTGTGATGGAGCTTCTGTACAAGGCCATGGCAAAGTCATTGAAGTTGGAAGAGGATAGCTTCTCAAAACAATTTGGAGAGCGTGCATTGATGCAAACCAGGTTTAACTACTATCCACCTTGTTCCAGACCCGATCAGGTTCTTGGCCTCAAACCTCATACAGATAAGTCAGGAATTACAGTGCTCTTGCAAGATGGAGAAGTAGAAGGTCTTCAAGTTTTCATAGAAGACAGATGGGTTAGAATCCCTTCAATCCCCGATGCTCTTCTTGTGAACCTTGGTGATCAAATGCAG ATTATGAGCAACGGGATATTCAAGAGTCCAGTGCACAGGGTTGTGACCAACTCAGAGAAGATGAGAGTATCAGTGGCAACGCTCAGTGAGCCAGAGCCAGAGCGAGAGATTGGACCTGTGGATTGCTTGATAGACGAGAAGAGGCCGAGGTTGTATAGAAATGTGAAGAACTATGGAGCTATAAACTATAAGTGTTATCAGGAAGGGAAGATAGCTCTTGAAACAGTGAAGATTTAA
- the LOC121248905 gene encoding protein SRG1-like isoform X1: MAGQQSMALPSVEEMSIKGDEPPPEYIVKDSTFGSIESSPSLGSIPIINIGLFSSLSPSHDHHPKQVEDELEKLRSALSSGGCFQFQAIGHGISSSFLDKVREVAKQFFALPAEEKHKYSRAVNESEGYGNDVVVSEKQVLDWSYRLTLRVFPEDLRRLHLWPQNPTDFGEMLHEYGTRTKSVIDLLFKAMAKSLKLEEDSFSKQFGDRVLMQTRFNFYPSCSRPDQVLGVKPHTDRSGITVLLQDGEVEGLQVFIEDRWVRVPIIPDALLVNLGDQMQIMSNGIFKSPMHRVVTNTEKMRLSVATFSEPEPHREIGPVDLLIDEKRPRLYRNVKNYGAINYECFQKGTVALETVRV, translated from the exons ATGGCCGGACAGCAGAGCATGGCTCTCCCTTCTGTTGAAGAAATGTCGATCAAGGGCGATGAACCTCCACCTGAGTACATCGTTAAAGATTCCACCTTTGGATCTATCGAGTCTTCTCCCTCTTTGGGTTCCATTCCCATTATCAATATCGGTCTCTTCTCTTCCCTATCTCCATCACATGATCATCATCCTAAACAAGTTGAGGATGAACTTGAGAAACTAAGATCTGCTCTAAGCTCAGGAGGATGCTTCCAG TTTCAGGCAATAGGTCATGGGATTTCAAGTTCATTTCTTGACAAGGTACGTGAAGTTGCAAAGCAATTCTTCGCTCTACCGGCAGAAGAGAAGCACAAGTACTCTCGAGCAGTCAATGAGTCTGAAGGCTATGGAAACGATGTTGTTGTGTCAGAAAAGCAAGTTCTTGACTGGTCCTATCGCCTTACTCTCAGGGTGTTTCCTGAAGACCTAAGAAGGCTTCATCTTTGGCCCCAAAATCCAACTGACTTTGG AGAGATGTTACATGAATACGGAACAAGGACAAAGTCTGTGATCGATCTTCTGTTCAAGGCCATGGCAAAGTCACTGAAGTTGGAAGAGGATAGCTTCTCGAAACAATTTGGAGACCGCGTACTGATGCAAACCAGGTTCAACTTCTATCCATCTTGCTCCAGACCCGATCAGGTTCTTGGCGTCAAACCTCATACAGATAGGTCAGGAATTACAGTTCTCTTGCAAGATGGAGAAGTAGAAGGTCTTCAAGTTTTCATAGAAGACAGATGGGTTAGAGTTCCTATAATTCCCGATGCTCTTCTTGTGAACCTCGGTGATCAAATGCAG ATAATGAGCAACGGGATATTCAAGAGTCCGATGCACAGGGTGGTGACCAACACAGAAAAGATGAGATTATCAGTGGCAACATTCAGTGAGCCAGAGCCACATAGAGAGATTGGCCCCGTGGACCTCCTAATAGACGAGAAGAGGCCGAGGTTGTATAGAAATGTGAAGAATTATGGTGCTATCAACTACGAGTGCTTTCAAAAAGGGACGGTTGCTCTTGAAACAGTAAGAGtttaa
- the LOC121248905 gene encoding protein SRG1-like isoform X2, protein MAGQQSMALPSVEEMSIKGDEPPPEYIVKDSTFGSIESSPSLGSIPIINIGLFSSLSPSHDHHPKQVEDELEKLRSALSSGGCFQAIGHGISSSFLDKVREVAKQFFALPAEEKHKYSRAVNESEGYGNDVVVSEKQVLDWSYRLTLRVFPEDLRRLHLWPQNPTDFGEMLHEYGTRTKSVIDLLFKAMAKSLKLEEDSFSKQFGDRVLMQTRFNFYPSCSRPDQVLGVKPHTDRSGITVLLQDGEVEGLQVFIEDRWVRVPIIPDALLVNLGDQMQIMSNGIFKSPMHRVVTNTEKMRLSVATFSEPEPHREIGPVDLLIDEKRPRLYRNVKNYGAINYECFQKGTVALETVRV, encoded by the exons ATGGCCGGACAGCAGAGCATGGCTCTCCCTTCTGTTGAAGAAATGTCGATCAAGGGCGATGAACCTCCACCTGAGTACATCGTTAAAGATTCCACCTTTGGATCTATCGAGTCTTCTCCCTCTTTGGGTTCCATTCCCATTATCAATATCGGTCTCTTCTCTTCCCTATCTCCATCACATGATCATCATCCTAAACAAGTTGAGGATGAACTTGAGAAACTAAGATCTGCTCTAAGCTCAGGAGGATGCTTCCAG GCAATAGGTCATGGGATTTCAAGTTCATTTCTTGACAAGGTACGTGAAGTTGCAAAGCAATTCTTCGCTCTACCGGCAGAAGAGAAGCACAAGTACTCTCGAGCAGTCAATGAGTCTGAAGGCTATGGAAACGATGTTGTTGTGTCAGAAAAGCAAGTTCTTGACTGGTCCTATCGCCTTACTCTCAGGGTGTTTCCTGAAGACCTAAGAAGGCTTCATCTTTGGCCCCAAAATCCAACTGACTTTGG AGAGATGTTACATGAATACGGAACAAGGACAAAGTCTGTGATCGATCTTCTGTTCAAGGCCATGGCAAAGTCACTGAAGTTGGAAGAGGATAGCTTCTCGAAACAATTTGGAGACCGCGTACTGATGCAAACCAGGTTCAACTTCTATCCATCTTGCTCCAGACCCGATCAGGTTCTTGGCGTCAAACCTCATACAGATAGGTCAGGAATTACAGTTCTCTTGCAAGATGGAGAAGTAGAAGGTCTTCAAGTTTTCATAGAAGACAGATGGGTTAGAGTTCCTATAATTCCCGATGCTCTTCTTGTGAACCTCGGTGATCAAATGCAG ATAATGAGCAACGGGATATTCAAGAGTCCGATGCACAGGGTGGTGACCAACACAGAAAAGATGAGATTATCAGTGGCAACATTCAGTGAGCCAGAGCCACATAGAGAGATTGGCCCCGTGGACCTCCTAATAGACGAGAAGAGGCCGAGGTTGTATAGAAATGTGAAGAATTATGGTGCTATCAACTACGAGTGCTTTCAAAAAGGGACGGTTGCTCTTGAAACAGTAAGAGtttaa